One Burkholderia cepacia genomic window carries:
- a CDS encoding glutathione binding-like protein, with amino-acid sequence MKTDYFSPPEDYELGIRGGPILQHQIFRSPYQERRLQPGRNRYCLVYSAVAPSGQKLALAVVCAAVLGTIRVLCVEEGKLSQVSPEDADALTWTPFDAVDAAIVNIARQYRLPALVDLETQSVVSNDPYALPYKIILDLCSESDGNGAVLSAARVRRENHVEIERDLFYNLHAAVYRAGFLGSQDAYDAEVEKVYGYLHRLDSTLRSQRYLSGDSLAIADLWLFSLLIRYDNVYATAFRLHRYRLRDFSGIWRYVRALYRQPAFCLTTNFDIISKGYFLGIPSLNRGVVPRGPDDLFLTEQTEGLK; translated from the coding sequence ATGAAAACTGATTATTTTTCTCCGCCGGAAGACTACGAGCTCGGGATTCGCGGCGGTCCGATTCTGCAGCACCAGATTTTTCGTTCGCCATACCAGGAGCGCCGCTTGCAACCCGGCAGGAACCGCTATTGCCTCGTCTATTCGGCGGTTGCGCCGTCCGGGCAGAAGCTCGCACTGGCCGTCGTCTGCGCGGCCGTGCTCGGCACGATCCGCGTCCTGTGCGTCGAGGAAGGCAAGCTGTCGCAGGTGTCGCCCGAAGATGCCGATGCGCTGACATGGACGCCATTCGATGCAGTCGACGCGGCGATCGTCAATATCGCGAGGCAGTACCGATTGCCGGCTCTCGTCGATCTGGAAACGCAATCCGTCGTCAGCAACGATCCGTACGCGTTGCCGTACAAGATCATCCTGGATCTCTGCAGCGAAAGCGACGGCAACGGCGCGGTTTTGAGTGCAGCACGCGTGCGCCGGGAAAATCACGTCGAAATCGAGCGGGACCTGTTTTACAACCTGCATGCGGCGGTATACCGCGCCGGCTTCCTCGGCAGTCAGGATGCCTACGACGCCGAAGTGGAAAAGGTATATGGCTATCTGCACCGGCTGGATTCGACGCTGCGCAGCCAACGGTATCTGTCCGGCGATTCGCTGGCCATCGCCGACTTATGGCTGTTCAGCCTGCTGATCCGGTACGACAACGTCTATGCGACCGCATTTCGATTGCACCGGTACCGGCTGAGGGACTTTTCCGGAATCTGGCGGTACGTCCGGGCGCTTTACCGGCAACCGGCTTTCTGCCTGACGACGAATTTCGACATTATTTCGAAAGGGTATTTCCTGGGCATTCCTTCGCTCAATCGCGGCGTGGTGCCGCGCGGGCCGGATGACCTCTTCTTGACCGAACAGACGGAAGGTTTGAAATGA
- a CDS encoding asparagine synthetase B family protein, which yields MSAIVFAWNEKPSINGITTENYVRNALSGMTGRAPGTVDVAAHGRHACVGFRKSRPLAKGPWRSAGIASRTRNGRQVSLAVSGFIDNAHEISGRLGLHDGHDARSVADLLIDLYLAFGRDFVSDVGGSFAIVIHDDLRDETLLLRDRFGIEPFYFWIGENGAKLIAASEPKAIIEDREFRRVFDESAITDLLNSTSRIPGTTVYKNLNEVRPAEILTIRQGYLYSARYWSLPLSFGRAPAPEEASRALSQLLQQAVSRRVDVSRETQAFLLSGGLDSSAICTLANKIVPNAEGLRTFSFSYPEDEANFQADALHITSDSPYVEVMARFLGSRHENIAITQVDFRNALEETVHARDLPGVGDLDVTLLQLFKGLRSRGYTEAFSGEGSDDVFGGYPWFHGEAVEPTRSFPWLKGTEASKFLNGGLLKRLDVKDILRERWSAASSEQPYLRSADRFQQHMDRVFYMEITRFLPFLLDRVDRMSAAAGVRVHLPFLDHRLIEYAWSLDYSKIKTAGAMEKGILRKALEDKLPSDITLRKKSGFAVTRNARYLSAIRDYLSEKVIHGDTATREIVDVDVLKSFIEGQAWFDGKFSAPPILPRIVLLDMWIRRYGAEFEPAGAVS from the coding sequence ATGAGCGCGATTGTTTTTGCATGGAACGAGAAGCCGTCAATCAATGGCATCACGACCGAAAATTACGTCCGGAATGCGTTGTCCGGCATGACCGGGCGCGCGCCGGGCACCGTCGACGTCGCGGCTCATGGCCGGCATGCGTGCGTCGGGTTCAGAAAGTCCCGGCCCTTGGCGAAAGGCCCGTGGCGATCGGCCGGCATCGCGTCGCGAACCCGAAACGGCCGGCAGGTCTCGCTGGCGGTAAGCGGGTTCATCGATAACGCGCACGAAATATCGGGCAGGCTCGGCCTGCATGACGGACATGACGCGCGCTCCGTGGCGGACCTGTTGATCGACCTGTATTTGGCATTCGGGCGGGATTTCGTCTCGGACGTCGGCGGCTCGTTCGCGATCGTCATCCACGACGATTTGCGGGACGAGACGCTCCTGCTGCGGGACAGATTCGGCATCGAGCCGTTCTATTTCTGGATCGGCGAGAACGGCGCGAAATTGATCGCGGCGTCCGAGCCGAAAGCGATCATCGAGGATCGGGAATTCAGGCGCGTGTTCGACGAGTCCGCGATCACGGACTTGCTGAATTCGACGTCCAGAATTCCGGGCACGACGGTGTACAAGAACCTGAACGAGGTACGCCCGGCCGAAATCCTTACCATCCGGCAAGGCTATCTGTATAGCGCCCGGTATTGGTCCCTGCCGCTGAGCTTCGGCCGTGCGCCGGCTCCGGAGGAAGCCTCCCGGGCCCTGTCCCAGCTGCTGCAGCAGGCGGTATCGCGACGCGTGGACGTTTCGCGCGAAACGCAGGCCTTCCTGTTGTCCGGAGGGCTCGACTCGAGCGCCATTTGCACGCTGGCGAACAAGATCGTGCCGAACGCGGAAGGCTTGCGCACCTTTTCATTCTCCTACCCGGAAGACGAAGCGAACTTCCAGGCGGATGCGCTGCACATCACGTCGGACAGTCCATACGTCGAGGTGATGGCCAGGTTCCTCGGTTCCCGGCATGAAAATATCGCCATCACGCAGGTCGACTTCCGAAACGCGCTCGAGGAAACGGTTCACGCCCGGGACCTGCCGGGGGTAGGCGACCTGGACGTCACGCTGCTGCAACTGTTCAAGGGCTTGCGATCGCGCGGCTATACGGAGGCATTTTCCGGCGAAGGATCGGATGACGTGTTCGGCGGATATCCCTGGTTTCACGGGGAAGCCGTGGAGCCCACCCGCTCGTTCCCGTGGCTGAAAGGAACCGAGGCGTCGAAATTCCTCAATGGCGGCCTGCTCAAGCGGCTCGACGTAAAGGACATCCTGCGCGAACGATGGTCGGCCGCGTCGAGCGAACAGCCGTATCTGCGCTCGGCGGATCGATTCCAGCAGCATATGGACCGAGTCTTCTATATGGAGATCACGCGGTTCCTGCCATTCCTGCTGGACCGCGTCGACAGGATGTCGGCGGCCGCGGGGGTCAGGGTTCATCTGCCCTTCCTCGATCACCGCTTGATCGAATATGCGTGGTCGCTCGACTATTCGAAGATCAAGACGGCGGGTGCAATGGAAAAGGGAATCCTGAGGAAAGCGCTCGAAGACAAGCTGCCGTCCGACATCACGCTTCGAAAGAAAAGCGGGTTCGCGGTCACGCGAAATGCGCGCTACCTGTCGGCGATTCGCGATTACCTGTCGGAAAAGGTGATCCACGGCGATACCGCAACCCGGGAGATCGTCGATGTCGACGTGCTCAAATCCTTCATCGAAGGCCAGGCATGGTTCGACGGCAAGTTCAGCGCCCCGCCGATCCTGCCTCGCATCGTGCTGCTCGACATGTGGATCAGGCGCTACGGCGCCGAGTTCGAACCGGCGGGCGCCGTGAGCTGA
- a CDS encoding reactive intermediate/imine deaminase has translation MAFMEMQEALSVTYDPPKSTRSGDLVEINFNSSRGGLELAHDKIRIDIPGLGHAVREVWSLGQEANPAIEYGGEGPIVWGDTGTSFVCAAQMDDEDVLADRVAQLYRCALDVIKAKGYSHPYRIWNYIGNINAPNSRGLERYRDFCKGRAEGFDTSRTPFNDLPAGTGIGFASGGVTAIFFSSKQGRFFHIENPLQMPAYHYPDQYGPRSPSFARGTIHALSGEARLFISGTASIRSHETIGSTVDEQLRITFENIETLIENGRLKLIGEGRRIRGGGFESAKIYVRHESDLRRVAARAREHFKLDAEQAPALLSDICRTDLLLEIEGVYKFSLYEN, from the coding sequence ATGGCATTCATGGAAATGCAAGAAGCGTTGAGCGTGACATATGATCCGCCGAAAAGCACCAGATCCGGCGATCTGGTGGAAATCAATTTCAATTCATCCCGCGGCGGCCTGGAACTGGCGCACGACAAGATAAGGATCGATATCCCCGGTTTGGGGCACGCCGTCCGAGAGGTGTGGTCCCTTGGCCAGGAAGCGAATCCTGCGATCGAATATGGCGGCGAGGGGCCCATCGTTTGGGGGGATACCGGCACGTCCTTCGTTTGCGCCGCGCAGATGGATGACGAAGACGTGCTCGCCGATCGCGTCGCACAACTCTATCGCTGCGCGCTCGACGTGATCAAGGCGAAGGGCTACTCGCACCCCTATCGCATCTGGAACTACATCGGCAACATCAATGCGCCGAATTCGCGCGGGCTGGAGCGGTATCGGGACTTCTGCAAAGGTCGCGCGGAAGGGTTCGATACGTCGAGAACCCCGTTCAACGACTTGCCGGCCGGCACCGGGATCGGTTTCGCGTCGGGAGGCGTCACCGCCATCTTCTTCTCGTCGAAGCAGGGGCGATTCTTCCATATCGAAAATCCGCTTCAGATGCCCGCGTATCACTACCCGGATCAATACGGGCCGCGATCGCCGTCCTTTGCGCGCGGCACCATCCATGCGCTGTCCGGCGAGGCTCGCCTCTTTATTTCGGGTACGGCGAGCATCCGTTCGCATGAAACGATCGGCTCGACGGTCGACGAGCAGTTGAGGATCACGTTCGAGAACATCGAAACCCTGATCGAGAACGGTCGGCTCAAGCTGATCGGCGAAGGCCGCCGGATTCGGGGCGGAGGCTTCGAGTCCGCAAAGATCTATGTCCGCCACGAGAGCGATCTGCGTCGTGTGGCGGCGCGGGCCCGCGAGCATTTCAAGCTGGACGCGGAACAAGCCCCGGCATTGCTGTCCGATATCTGCCGCACGGACCTTCTGCTCGAGATCGAGGGCGTCTATAAATTTTCGCTTTATGAAAACTGA
- a CDS encoding MFS transporter: MWATLFVIGSDGFVVAGLLQDIAAHASISVSTAGQLITVFSLVYAFCGPILASAFGNADRKNLLIAAMLVFAAGNLLIGLTSDYGVMVAGRVIAALGACILTPTVMMIAALLAPAERRGKYMSYVIGGITVATIVGVPLGTFAGHLLGYRYVFLAIAAVSVLIIVLQLAIFPRTPSPFNVPLAARLGVLKLQGAKRTLLITFLVFLGAFTVYSYVSVYFSSRANVSAGEIAEILLAFGIGGSIGNLLGGHLTDRWGARKTVFVSVSGLFLSFLLISLFGKDMPTILALTFLWGVFGWLLAPAQQHRLVGIGKERSQLLISLNASGMYFGIGASGIAGALVIKHLGPAALTWVAAFIAVLCAVLVVAMYQDEHAALESAGTRRSS, from the coding sequence TTGTGGGCAACGCTGTTCGTGATCGGAAGCGACGGCTTCGTCGTCGCCGGCCTGTTGCAGGACATTGCCGCACATGCGTCGATTTCCGTGTCGACGGCCGGTCAGCTGATCACGGTGTTTTCACTGGTCTATGCGTTCTGCGGGCCGATCCTGGCGTCCGCTTTCGGGAATGCCGATCGCAAGAATCTCCTGATCGCCGCGATGCTGGTGTTTGCCGCGGGGAACCTGCTGATCGGCTTGACGAGCGATTACGGCGTGATGGTGGCGGGCCGCGTGATCGCCGCGCTCGGCGCCTGCATCCTGACGCCGACCGTGATGATGATCGCGGCGCTGCTGGCCCCGGCGGAGCGCAGGGGCAAGTACATGTCCTACGTCATCGGCGGCATCACGGTCGCAACCATCGTCGGCGTGCCGCTCGGCACCTTTGCCGGACATTTGCTCGGGTACCGATACGTCTTCCTCGCCATCGCCGCGGTTTCCGTGCTGATCATCGTGCTGCAACTGGCGATCTTTCCCCGCACGCCGTCCCCGTTCAACGTTCCGCTGGCAGCCCGACTCGGCGTGTTGAAACTGCAGGGGGCCAAACGGACGCTGCTCATCACCTTCCTGGTTTTCCTGGGCGCATTCACCGTGTACTCCTACGTATCGGTCTATTTCTCCAGCCGCGCGAACGTTTCGGCCGGAGAAATCGCGGAGATCCTGCTGGCGTTCGGCATCGGCGGAAGCATCGGGAACCTGCTCGGCGGGCATCTCACCGACCGTTGGGGCGCCAGGAAAACCGTATTCGTCAGCGTCAGCGGGCTCTTCCTGTCGTTCCTGCTGATCAGCCTGTTCGGCAAGGACATGCCGACGATTCTCGCGCTGACGTTCCTGTGGGGCGTCTTCGGATGGCTGCTGGCGCCGGCGCAGCAACACCGGCTCGTCGGGATCGGCAAGGAGCGATCCCAGCTGCTGATTTCGCTGAACGCGTCGGGCATGTACTTCGGGATAGGCGCGTCGGGTATCGCCGGGGCGCTCGTCATCAAGCATCTGGGGCCGGCTGCCTTGACGTGGGTTGCCGCATTCATCGCCGTGCTCTGCGCCGTATTGGTCGTGGCGATGTACCAGGACGAACACGCCGCGCTCGAATCGGCCGGCACGCGGCGCTCGTCCTGA
- a CDS encoding MFS transporter — protein sequence MNPINQPAGATAAPREPAWGAVFAMALGVFGLVTAEFLPASLLTPMADSLGVTEGVAGQAVTATATVALVTSLLISAVTRTIDRRRVLLAFSVLLVASNLAVAFATSLTMLLIGRVVLGVALGGFWTMATATTMRLVPTAMVPRALSIIFSGVAVATIASAPMGSYFGHLIGWRNVFLIAGALGVVALAAQVATLPGMAPSGTTRLRTLIDVLRRPTVGLGMFATILVFTGHFAFFTYLRPFLEQVAGVGVNGLSAILLGYGIANFVGTSLAGRVLEHRLRPMLIAMPALMVVLGIALVALGRAPMIDAVLVALWGMAFGGVPVAWSTWVTRTVPDEAESAGGLIVAAIQLAIATGAAAGGIVFDANGAAGVFVGAAVVLAVAVAAIVTGVPKRLGAAS from the coding sequence ATGAATCCGATCAACCAGCCTGCCGGCGCGACGGCGGCCCCCCGCGAACCGGCCTGGGGTGCGGTATTCGCGATGGCGCTCGGCGTGTTCGGGCTCGTCACGGCCGAATTCCTGCCCGCGAGCCTGCTGACGCCGATGGCCGACAGCCTCGGCGTGACCGAAGGCGTCGCCGGCCAGGCCGTCACGGCCACCGCGACGGTGGCGCTCGTCACGAGCCTCCTGATCTCCGCGGTGACGCGCACGATCGACCGGCGGCGCGTGCTGCTCGCGTTTTCGGTGTTGCTCGTCGCGTCGAACCTCGCGGTCGCGTTCGCGACCAGCCTGACGATGCTGCTGATCGGCCGCGTCGTGCTCGGCGTCGCGCTCGGCGGCTTCTGGACGATGGCGACGGCCACCACGATGCGGCTCGTGCCGACGGCGATGGTGCCGCGTGCGCTGTCGATCATCTTCAGCGGCGTGGCGGTCGCGACGATCGCGTCCGCCCCGATGGGCAGCTACTTCGGTCACCTGATCGGCTGGCGCAACGTGTTCCTGATCGCGGGCGCGCTCGGCGTCGTCGCGCTCGCGGCGCAGGTCGCGACGCTGCCCGGCATGGCGCCGTCCGGCACGACGCGGCTGCGCACGCTGATCGACGTGCTGCGCCGGCCGACCGTCGGCCTCGGCATGTTCGCGACGATCCTCGTGTTCACCGGGCATTTCGCGTTCTTCACGTATCTGCGGCCGTTCCTCGAACAGGTCGCGGGCGTCGGCGTGAACGGCCTGTCGGCGATCCTGCTCGGCTACGGCATCGCCAACTTCGTCGGTACGTCGCTCGCGGGCCGCGTGCTCGAACACCGGCTGCGGCCGATGCTGATCGCGATGCCCGCGCTGATGGTCGTGCTCGGCATCGCGCTCGTCGCGCTGGGCCGCGCGCCGATGATCGATGCGGTGCTCGTCGCGTTGTGGGGGATGGCCTTCGGCGGCGTGCCGGTCGCGTGGTCGACCTGGGTCACGCGCACCGTGCCCGATGAAGCCGAAAGCGCGGGCGGGCTGATCGTCGCGGCGATCCAGCTCGCCATCGCAACGGGAGCGGCGGCCGGTGGCATCGTGTTCGACGCGAACGGCGCGGCCGGCGTGTTCGTGGGCGCGGCCGTCGTGCTGGCCGTCGCGGTCGCGGCGATCGTGACGGGCGTGCCGAAGCGGTTGGGGGCCGCGTCGTAG
- a CDS encoding MFS transporter: protein MATVRPAASSPAHRSGPTDMTRIAIASVIGTTVEWYDLFVFATASALVFNKVFFPGFVPLVGTLLAFGTFASAYLARIVGAALFGHFGDRLGRKSMLLVSLILMGCATFAIGLLPGYAAIGVWAPVLLLTLRIVQGLALGGEWGGAVLMAVEHAPAARRGLYGSWVQIGVPAGTLIANLAFLVSGAVLSPADLLSWGWRIPFLASALLVGVGLYVRLNTSETPGFAKIKKASAQMKLPLATVLGRYGRQVVLGGVATMSTGTAFNLMVAFGLTYGTQTLGFTRNAMLSIVLIACAQCIAMLPLYGRLSDRVGRKPVIVSGMLAEALLAFPMFWLLDTRMFAFALAGYLLMMTAFAANYGPIATFLAELFGTEVRYSGLSVSYMLSGLLGSAATPIVTTALLSATGRGASVAWYMIASALVSAIALLLLTETLTRDLSAHAHRDAAAPAQR from the coding sequence ATGGCCACGGTTCGACCCGCCGCCTCTTCCCCCGCGCATCGCAGCGGCCCGACCGACATGACGCGCATCGCGATCGCGAGCGTGATCGGCACGACGGTCGAATGGTATGACCTGTTCGTGTTCGCGACGGCCTCCGCGCTCGTCTTCAACAAGGTGTTCTTTCCGGGCTTCGTGCCGCTCGTCGGCACGCTGCTCGCGTTCGGCACGTTCGCGTCCGCGTATCTCGCGCGCATCGTCGGCGCGGCGCTGTTCGGCCATTTCGGCGACCGTCTCGGGCGCAAGTCGATGCTGCTGGTGTCGCTGATCCTGATGGGCTGCGCGACATTCGCGATCGGCCTGCTGCCCGGCTACGCGGCGATCGGCGTCTGGGCGCCCGTGCTGCTGCTGACGCTGCGCATCGTCCAGGGGCTCGCGCTCGGCGGCGAATGGGGCGGCGCGGTGCTGATGGCCGTTGAGCATGCGCCCGCAGCCCGGCGCGGCCTATACGGCTCGTGGGTGCAGATCGGCGTGCCGGCAGGAACGCTGATCGCGAATCTCGCGTTCCTGGTCAGCGGCGCCGTGCTGTCGCCGGCCGACCTGCTGTCGTGGGGCTGGCGCATTCCGTTCCTCGCGAGCGCGCTGCTCGTCGGCGTCGGCCTCTACGTCCGCCTGAACACGTCGGAAACGCCGGGCTTCGCGAAGATCAAGAAAGCATCCGCGCAGATGAAGCTACCGCTCGCGACCGTGCTCGGCCGTTACGGCCGACAGGTCGTGCTGGGCGGCGTCGCGACAATGTCGACCGGCACCGCGTTCAACCTGATGGTCGCGTTCGGCCTCACGTACGGCACGCAGACGCTCGGCTTCACGCGCAACGCGATGCTGTCGATCGTGCTGATCGCGTGCGCGCAGTGCATCGCGATGCTGCCTTTGTACGGCCGCCTGTCCGACCGCGTCGGCCGCAAGCCCGTGATCGTCAGCGGCATGCTCGCCGAAGCGCTGCTCGCGTTCCCGATGTTCTGGCTGCTCGACACGCGCATGTTCGCGTTCGCGCTCGCCGGCTACCTGTTGATGATGACCGCGTTCGCCGCGAACTACGGCCCGATCGCGACATTCCTCGCCGAGCTGTTCGGCACCGAGGTGCGCTACTCGGGGCTGTCGGTCAGCTACATGCTGTCCGGCCTGCTCGGCAGCGCGGCCACGCCGATCGTGACGACCGCGCTGCTGTCCGCGACCGGGCGCGGCGCGTCGGTCGCGTGGTACATGATCGCGTCGGCGCTGGTGTCCGCGATCGCGCTGCTGTTGCTGACCGAGACGCTGACGCGTGATCTCTCCGCGCACGCGCATCGCGACGCGGCCGCCCCAGCCCAACGGTGA
- a CDS encoding phenylacetate--CoA ligase family protein, whose product MHQSLAVREHVNALIQSRQDLIRNWGTVNPDEYYFHGLRTVLSAALALPSYRKLYRESGVPQLDALFDGRAAYDDILRQLPFIAKAESRAVGNDVLDFNRGTLINYFETSGTTDVPVSAPKALDDLVLNTVNFGESWSSFLGSGDSAVILINTPQGPAAFQFEKALNYLGIFTFRTWVDTVRNDYGRVIETISKVRPTVFAGPPSQLLNLYEFASTRKLAAPKFEKVLLTGENSSRSLKARIANLTGGSVFDASYGSSETGTTAVAISTSALKLQEHSYIVELLGAGKESLRPSDTLAMTGELVVTSLDNVTKPLIRYRTGDLVTIEPLASGGKALIPLGRLSDNQKFEWLNADQATIEALIWGRDGRVRVFNYLIARTPEQIHFIVTGDYASSDELHDDMPELRNAFPEASIELVPKLPEIASLGSAIGWKMSRIHDLTKSFDEYPAHTAHAIRELKHFVDAIGASTARI is encoded by the coding sequence ATGCACCAGAGTCTCGCGGTTCGAGAGCATGTCAACGCACTGATACAAAGCCGGCAGGATTTGATTCGGAATTGGGGGACGGTGAACCCGGACGAGTATTACTTCCACGGTCTGCGAACCGTGCTGTCCGCCGCGCTCGCGCTCCCGTCCTATCGCAAGCTCTATCGGGAAAGCGGCGTGCCGCAACTGGACGCGTTGTTTGACGGACGCGCGGCCTATGACGACATTCTCCGGCAATTGCCATTCATCGCCAAAGCCGAGAGCCGAGCAGTCGGCAACGACGTGCTCGATTTCAATCGCGGCACGCTGATCAACTACTTCGAGACCTCCGGGACGACCGACGTTCCAGTCTCCGCGCCCAAGGCGCTCGACGATCTGGTGCTGAATACCGTCAACTTCGGCGAAAGCTGGTCGTCCTTTCTCGGGTCGGGAGACTCGGCCGTGATACTCATCAATACGCCGCAAGGACCGGCCGCCTTTCAGTTCGAGAAAGCGCTGAACTATCTGGGCATCTTCACGTTCAGGACATGGGTCGATACCGTTCGAAACGATTACGGCAGGGTGATCGAGACGATCTCGAAGGTTCGCCCGACCGTGTTTGCCGGCCCGCCGTCTCAACTGCTCAACCTGTACGAGTTCGCAAGCACCCGGAAGCTGGCAGCGCCGAAGTTCGAGAAAGTGCTGCTGACCGGCGAGAATTCGAGCCGTTCGCTGAAGGCGCGGATCGCCAACCTGACGGGCGGGAGCGTTTTCGACGCGTCATATGGCTCATCGGAAACCGGGACGACGGCGGTGGCCATCTCGACCAGCGCATTGAAGCTTCAGGAGCACAGCTACATCGTCGAACTCCTCGGCGCCGGCAAGGAATCGTTGCGGCCTTCGGACACGCTGGCGATGACGGGCGAGCTCGTCGTGACGTCGCTGGACAACGTAACCAAGCCGCTGATCCGCTACCGCACCGGAGACCTGGTCACGATCGAACCGCTCGCTTCCGGCGGGAAGGCGCTGATCCCGCTGGGCCGCCTGAGCGACAACCAGAAATTCGAATGGCTGAATGCGGATCAGGCGACGATCGAAGCGCTCATCTGGGGGCGCGACGGGCGCGTTCGCGTCTTCAACTACCTGATCGCGCGCACCCCGGAACAGATTCACTTCATTGTCACCGGGGACTACGCGAGTAGCGACGAGCTGCACGACGACATGCCGGAGCTGCGGAACGCGTTTCCGGAAGCGTCGATCGAATTGGTGCCGAAGCTCCCTGAAATTGCCAGCCTTGGGTCCGCGATCGGCTGGAAGATGTCGCGCATCCACGATCTGACGAAGTCCTTTGACGAGTATCCCGCGCATACGGCCCATGCGATTCGGGAGCTGAAGCACTTTGTCGATGCAATCGGCGCGTCGACGGCCCGGATCTGA
- a CDS encoding AraC family transcriptional regulator has protein sequence MTYNPRILIDRPKPMADPHIAAPPAAPVPDTHDLVSELLLGMRLSGVQYRRIQVARPFGVRFDNARGRAQFHFVVRGPVLLRTSGGATYRLEAGDAILLPHGGMHALVSDPDAPCREINGFEVAKICDTVASVDAATHAAAGADAGDALIFSACMELDLGGMQPLVGTMPEFMHVGTLLARYPEIRPMLDAMEREACTARAGFAGILARLADVVAAFIVRGWVECGCGDATGWVQALREPKLGRAIVALHRDPGRNWSVAELATEAGVSRSVFAERFLAATGMTPVRYLTELRMRLAAQWIARDRETIEAVAYRLGYGSLAAFSRAFKRVVGKPPGAVRAEGGPDDDARSAQQAAG, from the coding sequence ATGACATACAATCCGCGAATATTGATCGATCGTCCGAAACCGATGGCAGACCCGCACATCGCCGCCCCGCCCGCCGCACCCGTGCCCGACACGCACGACCTCGTCAGCGAGTTGCTGCTGGGGATGCGCCTGAGCGGCGTCCAGTACCGCCGCATCCAGGTCGCACGGCCGTTCGGCGTGCGCTTCGACAACGCGCGCGGCCGCGCGCAGTTCCATTTCGTCGTGCGCGGGCCCGTGCTGCTGCGCACGTCGGGCGGCGCAACCTACCGCCTCGAAGCCGGCGACGCGATCCTGCTGCCGCACGGCGGCATGCATGCGCTGGTCTCCGACCCCGATGCGCCGTGCCGCGAGATCAACGGCTTCGAGGTCGCGAAGATCTGCGATACGGTCGCGTCGGTCGACGCCGCAACGCACGCCGCCGCGGGCGCGGACGCCGGCGACGCGCTGATCTTCAGCGCGTGCATGGAACTCGATCTCGGCGGCATGCAGCCGCTCGTCGGCACGATGCCCGAGTTCATGCACGTCGGCACGCTGCTCGCGCGCTACCCGGAAATCCGCCCGATGCTCGACGCGATGGAGCGCGAAGCGTGCACGGCGCGCGCGGGCTTCGCGGGCATCCTCGCGCGGCTCGCGGATGTGGTCGCGGCGTTCATCGTGCGCGGCTGGGTCGAGTGCGGATGCGGCGACGCGACGGGCTGGGTGCAGGCGCTGCGCGAGCCGAAGCTCGGCCGCGCGATCGTCGCGCTGCATCGCGACCCGGGCCGCAACTGGAGCGTGGCGGAACTCGCGACCGAAGCAGGCGTGTCGCGCTCGGTGTTCGCCGAACGGTTTCTCGCGGCGACCGGGATGACGCCCGTACGCTACCTGACCGAGCTGCGGATGCGGCTCGCCGCGCAGTGGATCGCGCGCGACCGCGAGACGATCGAAGCCGTCGCGTACCGGCTCGGCTACGGCTCGCTCGCCGCGTTCAGCCGCGCGTTCAAGCGCGTGGTGGGCAAGCCGCCGGGCGCCGTGCGGGCCGAAGGCGGCCCGGACGACGACGCACGCAGCGCGCAGCAAGCGGCCGGTTAG